A window of Planctomycetota bacterium contains these coding sequences:
- a CDS encoding HEAT repeat domain-containing protein — protein sequence MFAVLAAAALLPAQEPPRIDDLGAESPAVREAAAEGFARRGRAAWPALQEAARAHPDPEVRARAAELLRRARLRRRLPYRLLDEHPDALETLEGSGTPAKIRLVRSLTRCFEETSDLLENLTRDPDPEVALAAAETLQENRSYEWIEPILAAYAAEEGLRAGRFLELLTAAASRIPPDTLQATFRQAGPAGRVRLVHLALQAGLPLPVSETMLRAWLRTGPASVRRAALAWLRDRVPLGSFPEIVPLLADPDPNVASEALSTLRSLRGRLDAATLAALLEHDEPAVREEAIQTVLAFEERSLAPALRRRLEDPSAAVRQSALAALGKLEGEAALEWAFDVFRRDAGETREQAMSLLARRPEWTLPRLVAMAADPDPERRRRAYELRARIEGPAALHPLSADPEESVRFWAVGQILRRSDTPGARPALEAFARDPADAVRFEAVRALVRMGWSEHLPSLETFLAGREFTLRHDAAETLLERPGEAPLALARQLLADEDPALRRLALNALADRREPGWTDLAADLLAHPDGRLRRAAAHYLGRDLAARPRPETVARLAASLDRAEDETLALIFRLVLEHGDARCAAPLRALLLSGRAPHPERAVRTLAAWAGPEAPAELAGLLLRDVSMQETVLLALREARRTFPGAGTAELAAALEKLRADPDRRRRRAAVALAEELGRSADILPALVGDPEPSVRHAAIAACGRLGLADAADAVAARLDDEDPDVRIAAVGTLLALRPSRRPELEAAAAREECAWARRRMELALRR from the coding sequence TTGTTCGCCGTCCTCGCCGCCGCCGCGCTCCTCCCGGCGCAGGAACCGCCCCGGATCGACGACCTGGGCGCCGAGTCCCCCGCCGTCCGAGAAGCCGCCGCCGAAGGTTTCGCCCGCCGGGGGCGCGCCGCCTGGCCCGCCCTCCAGGAGGCCGCCCGCGCTCACCCCGATCCCGAAGTCCGCGCCCGCGCCGCCGAACTCCTCCGCCGCGCCCGCCTCCGGCGCCGCCTTCCCTACCGCCTCCTCGACGAACACCCGGACGCCCTCGAAACCCTCGAGGGCTCCGGAACTCCCGCCAAAATCCGCCTCGTGCGTTCCTTGACCCGCTGCTTCGAAGAAACCTCCGACCTCCTGGAGAACTTGACCCGCGACCCGGACCCCGAAGTCGCTCTGGCCGCGGCCGAAACCCTTCAGGAAAACCGCTCGTACGAATGGATCGAGCCGATCCTGGCCGCCTACGCCGCCGAGGAGGGCCTCCGCGCCGGACGGTTCCTGGAGCTGCTCACCGCCGCCGCCTCGCGCATCCCGCCGGACACGCTCCAGGCGACGTTCCGGCAGGCCGGACCGGCCGGCCGCGTGCGCCTCGTCCACTTGGCGCTCCAGGCGGGCCTTCCTCTCCCCGTCTCCGAAACCATGCTCCGGGCCTGGCTGCGCACCGGCCCCGCTTCCGTCCGCCGGGCGGCCCTCGCCTGGCTGCGCGACCGCGTCCCCCTGGGCTCCTTCCCCGAAATCGTCCCCCTCCTGGCCGACCCCGACCCGAACGTGGCCTCCGAAGCGCTGTCCACCCTGCGCTCCCTGCGCGGGCGCCTCGACGCCGCCACGCTGGCCGCCCTGCTGGAACACGACGAGCCCGCCGTGCGCGAAGAGGCGATCCAGACCGTCCTGGCCTTCGAGGAGCGATCCCTCGCCCCGGCCCTCCGCCGGCGCCTCGAGGATCCCTCCGCCGCCGTCCGCCAGTCCGCCCTGGCGGCGCTCGGAAAGCTCGAGGGCGAGGCGGCCCTCGAATGGGCTTTCGACGTTTTCCGCAGGGATGCCGGCGAAACCCGCGAACAGGCCATGAGTCTCCTGGCGCGCCGGCCGGAATGGACCCTCCCGCGCCTCGTCGCCATGGCCGCCGACCCCGACCCCGAGCGCCGGCGCCGCGCGTACGAGCTTCGGGCCCGGATCGAAGGTCCGGCGGCCCTTCACCCGCTGAGCGCCGACCCCGAGGAATCCGTGCGCTTCTGGGCCGTGGGACAGATCCTTCGGCGCTCCGACACGCCGGGCGCGCGGCCCGCGCTGGAAGCCTTCGCGCGCGACCCGGCCGACGCGGTCCGCTTTGAAGCCGTGCGCGCCCTCGTCCGCATGGGCTGGAGCGAACATCTGCCGTCCCTGGAGACGTTCCTGGCCGGCCGCGAGTTCACGCTGCGCCACGACGCCGCCGAGACGCTCCTGGAACGACCGGGGGAAGCGCCCCTCGCGCTGGCGCGGCAGCTCCTGGCGGACGAAGATCCCGCGCTGCGCCGCCTGGCGCTCAACGCCCTGGCGGACCGGCGCGAGCCCGGGTGGACGGACCTGGCCGCGGACCTTCTGGCCCACCCCGACGGCCGCCTGCGCCGCGCCGCGGCGCATTACCTGGGCCGGGATCTCGCCGCGCGGCCCCGTCCGGAGACGGTCGCGCGCCTCGCGGCTTCCCTGGACCGGGCCGAGGACGAGACGCTCGCGCTGATCTTCCGGCTCGTCCTGGAGCACGGAGACGCCCGGTGCGCCGCTCCCCTCCGGGCCCTGCTCCTGTCCGGCCGCGCGCCGCATCCGGAACGCGCGGTCCGGACGCTGGCCGCGTGGGCCGGCCCGGAAGCGCCGGCCGAGCTGGCGGGCCTGCTCCTCCGCGACGTCTCGATGCAGGAGACCGTGCTTCTGGCCCTGCGCGAGGCGCGGCGGACATTCCCGGGCGCCGGAACGGCGGAGCTGGCCGCCGCCCTGGAAAAGCTGCGCGCCGATCCGGACCGGCGGCGCCGCCGCGCGGCGGTGGCCCTGGCGGAAGAGCTCGGACGGAGCGCGGACATCCTCCCCGCGCTGGTCGGAGATCCGGAGCCGTCCGTGCGTCACGCCGCGATCGCCGCCTGCGGGCGGCTGGGTCTGGCGGACGCCGCCGACGCCGTCGCGGCGCGTCTCGACGACGAGGATCCGGACGTCCGGATCGCCGCCGTGGGGACGCTTCTGGCCCTGCGCCCGTCCCGGCGCCCGGAGCTCGAAGCGGCCGCGGCGCGCGAGGAATGCGCCTGGGCGCGCCGTCGCATGGAACTGGCGCTGCGGCGGTGA
- a CDS encoding RluA family pseudouridine synthase: MAKPVKVDFDRTVEHEFVIHKESVLQRLDVYVHKRLPEYSRTLVQKLIKDGRITVNGRPSKPSYEINLGDRIVCRMPRLLQPHVVPAAIPLDIVYEDEHLIAINKPPQFVVHPAAGHWDDTLVNALLHHCGVLPETDEVYKPGIVHRIDKDTSGIIIAAKTLRAHGELTRQFQERTVEKSYRAIVEGEVPFDEDVIDKDIGRHKRDFERMAVVRKGEGKAATSFYRVLERFRGFTFVEVAPRTGRTHQIRVHMASIGHPCVADSTYGKRDALFLRDLGAESDPLVDDPKEPLLMRQALHAYSIAFTHPATGRIVEFTAPLAADMERTLRLLRKYRAV; this comes from the coding sequence GTGGCCAAGCCGGTCAAAGTCGATTTCGATCGGACGGTGGAGCACGAATTCGTCATCCACAAGGAGTCCGTGCTCCAGCGCCTGGACGTCTACGTCCACAAGCGGCTGCCCGAGTATTCCCGCACGCTCGTTCAGAAGCTCATCAAGGACGGCCGGATCACGGTCAACGGCCGGCCCTCCAAGCCGAGCTACGAGATCAACCTGGGCGACCGGATCGTCTGCCGGATGCCGCGCCTCCTCCAGCCCCACGTGGTGCCCGCCGCGATTCCGCTCGACATCGTCTACGAGGACGAGCACCTCATCGCCATCAACAAGCCGCCTCAGTTCGTCGTCCACCCGGCCGCCGGACATTGGGACGACACGCTCGTCAACGCGCTGCTTCATCACTGCGGCGTGCTTCCCGAAACCGACGAGGTCTACAAGCCCGGCATCGTCCATCGGATCGACAAGGACACCAGCGGCATCATCATCGCCGCCAAGACGCTCCGGGCCCACGGAGAACTCACCCGCCAGTTCCAGGAGCGCACGGTCGAGAAAAGCTACCGGGCGATCGTCGAAGGCGAGGTTCCCTTCGACGAGGACGTGATCGACAAGGACATCGGCCGTCACAAGCGCGACTTCGAGCGCATGGCGGTGGTCCGCAAGGGCGAAGGCAAGGCCGCCACGAGTTTCTACCGGGTCCTGGAGCGGTTCCGGGGTTTCACCTTCGTCGAAGTCGCCCCGCGCACGGGGCGGACCCACCAGATCCGGGTCCACATGGCTTCGATCGGGCACCCCTGCGTGGCCGACTCGACGTACGGGAAGCGCGACGCGCTGTTCCTGCGGGACCTGGGGGCGGAATCGGATCCGCTGGTCGACGATCCGAAGGAGCCGCTTCTGATGCGGCAGGCGCTTCACGCGTACAGCATCGCCTTCACCCATCCGGCGACCGGCCGGATCGTGGAGTTCACGGCTCCTCTGGCGGCGGACATGGAGCGGACGCTGCGGCTCCTGCGGAAGTATCGGGCCGTCTGA